A window of Citrus sinensis cultivar Valencia sweet orange chromosome 7, DVS_A1.0, whole genome shotgun sequence contains these coding sequences:
- the LOC127903677 gene encoding protein REDUCED CHLOROPLAST COVERAGE 3-like — protein sequence MVEEDYTEESQAAAHVRRLLDIVACTTRFAKSRNSRLPPSSESCAKKNGSRPHQPSPNSAALSDGAATAAADNRSGPRATSSPVSSAVSPSLDMAAIHPTPKLSEFYDFFSFSHLTPPVLNLRKCERKEGDKCDGDYFEIQIKICNGKLIQVVASVKGFYTLGKQFFQSNSLVDLLQNLSRAFANAYESLMKAFVEHNKFGNLPYGFRANTWLVPPSVAASPSNFPCLPAEDENWGGNGGGQGRDGEHDLRPWATEFAILARLPCKTEEERVVRDRKAFLLHNQFVDVSIFKAVGAIRRLIDSNLHTQDTIKGAILHEDRVGDLSITVKRDTVDASLKSEVTIKGNQLSGMSTAEVAQRNLLKGVTADESVVVHDTSSLGTVIVRHCGYTAVVKVVGDVTEKFGTQDIEIEDQPDGGANSLNINSLRLVLQKSFSAESARGDQSPLCNLDNSEALRSLVRRVIKQSLAKLELEPTASERSIRWELGSCWVQHLQKQETPTDIKSTTSGDDIETEHAVKGLGKQFKFLKKRENRPNLVGSNYEANEDDNGPCSMNVGTNGRQQSNGELNCEMELKKLISEESFLRLKETGTGLHSKAVDELMKMTYKYYDDIALPKLVTDFGSLELSPVDGRTLTDFMHLRGLQMRSLGRVVELAEKLPHIQSLCIHEMVTRAFKHVLKGVIASVDYLSDLSAAIASSLNFLFGCCEMEDDQSLNEDHILRLQWLRTFLGRRFGWSLKDEFQHLRKISILRGLCHKVGLELVPRDYDMECPNPFTRDDIVSMVPVCKHVGCTSADGRTLLESSKIALDKGKLEDAVNYGTKALARMIAVCGPYHRTTASAYSLLAVVLYHTGDFNQATIYQQKALDINERELGLDHPDTMKSYGDLSVFYYRLQHIELALKYVNRALFLLHFTCGLSHPNTAATYINVAMMEEGMGNVHLSLRYLHEALKCNQRLLGGDHIQTAASYHAIAIALSLMEAYSLSVQHEQTTLKILQAKLGLEDLRTQDAAAWLEYFESKALEQQEAARNGTPKPDASIASKGHLSVSDLLDYISPGQDSKRSEAHRKQRRAKVMQIREKIHGAHHDMMVEDALPHDGLKKRMTIVESKTEEVIEDSVQPEEPEENDDITRYGPAISGEFVEETNSDEGWQEANPKGRSGNAAVRKLSRRRPVLTKLNVNGCEHSNLREKGNRREIVSPAREKASRTTTTELTGTKDSIKLQGKASVSKVYASPPNLTAMASKSLSYKEVAVAPPGTVLKPLPEKPDEEIEEKTETQMCSNAPETSKAELNNHFSPVEDAPVDGQSQETHGSVTQSETTAADTEEVPTSSNEEKPMETNGSKLSATAEPFNPGAVSMTHLLNSVAATSIYDARTSQGMLAEPAVPSAAARVPCGPRSPLYYRNNYSYMMKHGFPKYHSSIMERNLLGPSRIMNPHAPEFVPMRGWQINPGYADSNVSNESNSSNDTSEADDEKLDKMSSIQGEDNTSRKSSTEAENSELARQILLSFIVKSVQHNMDAPSHSSGYEKKIGYSENSSDAIANDSAIIKILYGNEKGKTNLASQSNDQEQQKPKDENQKSGDGEGFIVVRKRRRNRQQITNGVTEMYNHQSICASVR from the exons AGGACTACACCGAGGAATCTCAGGCCGCGGCACACGTGCGGCGGCTTCTCGACATCGTCGCGTGCACCACACGGTTCGCCAAGTCCAGAAACTCCCGATTGCCGCCATCGTCAGAGTCATGTGCCAAAAAGAACGGCAGTAGGCCCCACCAGCCTTCACCAAACTCTGCCGCTCTGTCTGATGGAgcagcaacagcagcagcagataACCGAAGCGGGCCCCGCGCCACGTCATCGCCAGTTTCATCGGCGGTTTCTCCGAGTCTGGACATGGCGGCCATTCACCCGACGCCGAAACTCTCCGAGTTTTATGacttcttctctttctctcaccTCACTCCCCCCGTCTTAA atttgagAAAATGTGAACGCAAAGAAGGAGACAAGTGCGACGgtgattattttgaaattcag ATAAAAATCTGCAATGGAAAGCTTATACAAGTAGTTGCATCAGTAAAAGGGTTCTATACTTTGGGAAAGCAGTTTTTCCAAAGCAACTCCCTGGTGGATCTTCTGCAAAATCTCAGTCGAGCTTTTGCCAAT GCATATGAATCCCTAATGAAAGCTTTTGTTGAACATAATAAG TTTGGTAATCTTCCCTATGGATTTCGAGCTAATACATGGCTTGTACCTCCATCTGTTGCTGCGTCTCCATCAAATTTCCCATGCCTACCGGCAGAAGATGAGAATTGGGGTGGCAATGGCGGAGGCCAGGGAAGAGATGGAGAACATGATTTACGACCATGGGCGACGGAATTTGCTATACTGGCTAGGCTTCCTTGCAAAACTGAAGAGGAGAGGGTGGTTAGAGATCGGAAGGCCTTTTTGCTTCATAACCAATTTGTTGATGTCTCAATTTTTAAAGCTGTTGGAGCAATACGCCGTctcattgattcaaatttaCACACTCAAGATACAATAAAGGGAGCAATCTTGCATGAAGATCGTGTGGGAGACTTGTCCATTACAGTAAAACGTGATACAGTAGATGCAAGCTTGAAGTCTGAGGTTACTATTAAAGGAAATCAGTTATCTGGTATGTCTACTGCAGAAGTTGCTCAAAGGAATTTACTAAAAGGTGTTACTGCAGATGAGAGTGTAGTTGTTCAC GATACCTCCTCATTGGGTACCGTCATTGTAAGACACTGTGGATACACCGCCGTAGTAAAGGTTGTTGGTGATGTGACGGAGAAGTTTGGCACACAAgatattgaaattgaagatCAACCTGATGGAGGAGCTAATTCTCTTAATATTAACAG CTTAAGGCTTGTACTTCAGAAGTCTTTCAGTGCTGAATCAGCTAGAGGAGACCAGTCACCTCTGTGCAATTTGGATAATTCAGAAGCTCTTAGAAGTCTTGTACGAAGAGTTATTAAACAGAGTTTAGCAAAGCTAGAGCTGGAGCCAACTGCGTCAGAAAGATCTATTAGATGGGAACTTGGTTCTTGTTGGGTGCAACATCTACAAAAGCAGGAAACCCCAACAGATATCAAGTCAACGACGTCTGGGGATGATATTGAGACTGAACATGCTGTCAAAGGTCTTGGGaagcaatttaaatttttgaagaagAGGGAGAACAGACCTAACCTTGTTGGTAGCAATTATGAGGCTAACGAAGATGACAATGGACCGTGCAGCATGAATGTGGGAACTAATGGCAGACAGCAAAGCAATGGCGAGCTCAATTGTGAGATGGAATTGAAAAAACTAATTTCTGAAGAATCCTTCTTGCGATTGAAAGAAACTGGCACTGGCCTTCATTCAAAG GCAGTGGATGAGCTTATGAAAATGACATACAAATATTATGATGACATTGCTTTACCAAAGCTG GTAACAGACTTTGGATCACTTGAACTTTCTCCGGTTGATGGCCGCACACTGACAGACTTTATGCATTTAAGGGGACTACAAATGCGCTCTTTAGGTCGCGTG GTTGAACTTGCAGAGAAGCTTCCTCACATACAATCACTTTGTATTCATGAGATGGTTACTCGAGCGTTCAAGCATGTACTTAAAGGAGTCATTGCATCTGTTGACTATTTATCAGACCTATCTGCAGCTATAGCTTCTTCcctaaatttcttatttggcTGTTGTGAGATGGAAGATGACCAAAGCTTGAATGAAGATCATATCCTTAGATTGCAGTGGCTACGAACATTTCTTGGCAGAAGATTTGGTTGGTCCCTGAAAGACGAGTTTCAGCATTTGAGAAAGATTTCAATTCTACGTGGGCTTTGCCATAAG GTTGGGTTGGAGTTGGTTCCAAGAGATTATGATATGGAATGTCCAAACCCATTCACGAGAGATGATATTGTCAGCATGGTTCCTGTGTGCAAG CATGTAGGTTGCACTTCAGCTGATGGACGGACTTTATTAGAGTCATCCAAAATTGCCCTTGATAAAGGAAAACTAGAAGATGCTGTAAATTATGGGACAAAG GCACTGGCAAGGATGATAGCTGTTTGTGGTCCCTACCATCGGACTACTGCAAGTGCTTACAGTCTTCTAGCTGTAGTTCTCTACCATACTGGAGACTTTAATCAG GCAACTATATATCAGCAGAAGGCATTGGATATTAATGAGAGGGAACTTGGTCTTGACCATCCAGATACAATGAAAAGCTATGGGGATCTTTCAGTTTTCTATTATCGCCTTCAACACATTGAATTGGCTCTTAA ATATGTAAATCGTGCCTTATTCCTTTTGCATTTTACTTGTGGACTTTCACATCCAAACACGGCTGCAACATACATAAATGTGGCTATGATGGAAGAGGGCATGGGAAATGTTCATCTTTCTCTTAGATATTTGCATGAAGCCCTTAAATGCAACCAAAGACTATTAGGAGGTGACCATATACAg ACAGCTGCAAGTTATCATGCCATAGCCATAGCTCTTTCTTTGATGGAGGCATATTCACTAAGTGTGCAACATGAGCAAACTACACTTAAGATTCTCCAAGCAAAGCTTGGACTAGAAGATCTGCGTACTCAG GATGCTGCTGCATGGCTGGAGTATTTTGAATCAAAAGCTCTAGAGCAGCAAGAAGCGGCACGGAATGGAACTCCAAAGCCAGATGCGTCCATTGCGAGTAAAGGTCACCTTAG TGTATCAGATCTCCTGGATTACATTAGTCCTGGTCAAGATTCTAAAAGAAGCGAAGCACATAGGAAACAACGACGTGCAAAG gtAATGCAGATTAGGGAAAAGATTCATGGAGCACATCATGATATGATGGTGGAAGATGCACTGCCCCATGATGGATTGAAAAAGAGGATGACTATAGTGGAAAGCAAGACCGAGGAAGTAATAGAAGACAGTGTTCAACCTGAAGAGCCAGAAGAGAATGATGATATTACTAGATATGGACCGGCAATTTCAGGTGAGTTTGTGGAAGAAACAAATTCAGATGAGGGGTGGCAAGAAGCCAATCCAAAAGGTAGGTCAGGAAATGCTGCTGTTCGGAAGCTCAGCCGGAGGCGACCTGTTCTTACAAAGCTAAATGTCAATGGTTGTGAACATTCAAATCTTAGAGAAAAAGGCAATAGACGGGAAATTGTATCTCCAGCACGGGAAAAAGCTTCAAGGACCACCACCACTGAGTTAACAGGCACGAAGGATTCAATTAAATTGCAGGGAAAAGCTTCTGTCTCCAAAGTTTATGCAAGTCCACCAAACCTTACTGCCATGGCTTCCAAGTCGCTGTCTTACAAAGAAGTAGCTGTGGCACCACCAGGTACGGTTCTAAAGCCATTACCAGAGAAACCTGacgaagaaattgaagaaaaaactGAAACACAGATGTGCAGTAATGCTCCTGAGACATCAAAGGCGGAGTTGAATAACCATTTCTCTCCCGTTGAAGATGCGCCAGTTGATGGTCAGTCTCAAGAAACTCATGGAAGTGTAACTCAATCTGAAACTACTGCTGCAGATACCGAGGAAGTTCCTACTTCTTCTAATGAGGAAAAGCCCATGGAAACAAATGGGAGTAAGCTTTCTGCCACAGCTGAACCATTCAACCCAGGAGCTGTCTCCATGACTCATCTGCTAAACTCTGTAGCAGCCACGAGTATTTATGATGCGAGAACTAGTCAAGGTATGCTTGCAGAACCTGCTGTACCTTCGGCTGCTGCTAGAGTTCCTTGTGGGCCAAGGTCGCCTCTCtattatagaaataattattcttaCATGATGAAACATGGATTTCCAAAATACCACTCTTCCATTATGGAAAGAAACCTGTTGGGGCCTTCAAGAATCATGAACCCGCATGCACCCGAGTTTGTGCCAATGAGAGGTTGGCAAATAAATCCTGGATATGCAGATTCAAATGTTTCAAATGAGTCGAACTCTTCAAACGACACAAGTGAGGCAGACGATGAGAAACTTGACAAAATGTCCAGTATTCAAGGCGAGGATAATACCTCAAGAAAGAGCAGTACAGAGGCGGAGAATTCAGAGCTGGCAAGACAGATACTACTTAGCTTCATTGTAAAGTCAGTCCAGCATAATATGGATGCTCCAAGTCATTCTTCAGGCTACGAAAAGAAGATTGGGtattcagaaaattcttctGATGCAATTGCAAATGATAGTGCTATCATAAAGATCCTTTATGGAAATGAAAAGGGCAAAACAAACTTGGCATCTCAGTCCAATGATCAAGAACAGCAAAAACCCAAAGatgaaaaccaaaaaagtGGGGATGGTGAAGGATTTATAGTTGTCAGAAAACGGAGAAGAAACCGACAGCAGATCACAAATGGGGTCACTGAGATGTACAATCATCAATCCATCTGTGCTTCTGTTCGTTAA
- the LOC127903681 gene encoding uncharacterized protein LOC127903681, whose amino-acid sequence MESTGDAFDAFFQAVVGGASGSQDSAVPPKGSRPPRAPGPKGKSQGTSHSGSKGTPRSKKRKFGLVSTFPDELREGDLDPASNKEVSHLARHFYYSAENVTSEVAEEVDKMSLSQRYGQALRATQEASFLLSHCLPDLDSLVAAQSEVDKLRSELQSRQSREDQLAREVKTLQERIAGLSGEKARVEKDCEELRATNGDLLSRQKTMAEDAFSLIMTEVWSVDPALEVPRVQKFVNKAAILKTIAERKKSSQARSGTPSGSPGVPHQPQSLPASDAPISAAHIPGTSESSADRPLETDVGDRVPPSV is encoded by the exons ATGGAATCGACGGGTGATGCTTTCGACGCCTTCTTCCAAGCGGTAGTGGGCGGTGCTTCCGGATCTCAGGATTCGGCGGTACCCCCGAAAGGCTCCCGACCTCCTCGAGCTCCCGGTCCAAAGGGAAAATCTCAGGGTACCTCCCACAGCGGGTCAAAGGGTACCCCTCGCtcgaagaagagaaaattcgGGCTGGTTTCTACTTTTCCCGATGAGTTACGTGAGGGTGACTTAGACCCGGCTTCTAACAAGGAGGTTTCGCACTTGGCTCGCCACTTTTACTACTCTGCTGAAAATGTTACCTCCGAGGTTGCTGAAGAGGTTGACAAGATGAGCTTGAGCCAGCGTTATGGTCAAGCACTTAGGGCTACCCAAGAG GCATCCTTTCTCCTTAGCCACTGCCTTCCGGATCTCGACTCCCTTGTTGCCGCACAGTCAGAGGTCGACAAGTTAAGGAGTGAGCTTCAAAGCCGTCAATCTCGTGAGGATCAGCTCGCTCGAGAAGTTAAAACTCTGCAAGAACGCATTGCTGGCCTATCGGGAGAGAAAGCTAGGGTGGAGAAGGATTGTGAGGAGTTGAGGGCCACCAACGGGGATCTGCTATCTCGGCAAAAGACGATGGCGGAGGATGCATTCTCACTCATCATGACAGAGGTGTGGAGTGTGGATCCGGCGTTGGAGGTACCCCGCGTGCAGAAATTTGTCAACAAGGCTGCCATTCTGAAGACAATTGCAGAGCGGAAGAAGTCTTCCCAGGCACGGTCGGGTACCCCTTCTGGGTCGCCTGGGGTACCCCATCAGCCTCAGTCGTTGCCCGCCTCGGATGCCCCTATTTCGGCGGCTCATATTCCGGGTACCTCGGAGTCTTCTGCCGATCGCCCTCTAGAGACGGATGTTGGGGATCGCGTTCCCCCCTCGGTGTAG